In the genome of Heliomicrobium gestii, one region contains:
- a CDS encoding sugar ABC transporter ATP-binding protein has translation MPLLEMRSINKSFPGAKVLKDADFTVEKGEIHALLGENGAGKSTLMKILTGIYRKDSGDIRFDGKALAVHGPREAEALGIVMIHQEFNLVPPLSVAENIFLGNEGPFTRWGTILWPALVEASRRFLDQVGLAVAPTRPVDELSVGEKQLVEVAKALSKEAKLLIMDEPTAALTETEKEKLFSIMRALSGRGVSIIFISHRMEELFAICDRVTVLRDGAYIATRPIQETTIDELVSLMVGRQVEDRFPKAVVAPGEMILEAEGLQNDRLKGVSLHVRAGEVVGIGGLMGAGRTEVGRAVYGLDRATGSLRLKGRNGENFSGLFHHPAEAIAHGVAMVPEDRKDEGLVLLASVKENLALPTLDRRARLGVIDQAEERRMVDGYVKTLQIKTATTEQPVRNLSGGNQQKVVFGKCLETKPRLLILDEPTRGVDVGAKVEIYQLINELAASGIGILLISSDLPELMGMSDRIYVMYEGRITGHFTGQSVTEEAFMRCATGGGQ, from the coding sequence CGACGTTGATGAAGATCCTCACCGGCATCTACCGCAAAGACAGCGGGGACATCCGCTTCGACGGCAAAGCGCTGGCTGTGCATGGGCCGCGGGAGGCGGAGGCGCTCGGGATCGTCATGATCCACCAGGAATTCAATCTCGTCCCTCCGCTGAGCGTTGCCGAGAACATTTTTTTGGGCAACGAAGGCCCCTTCACCCGCTGGGGGACGATCCTCTGGCCGGCGTTGGTGGAGGCGTCGCGCCGCTTTCTCGACCAGGTCGGTTTGGCGGTGGCGCCTACACGTCCTGTCGATGAGTTGAGTGTCGGTGAGAAACAACTGGTTGAAGTGGCGAAAGCCCTTTCGAAAGAAGCGAAGCTGCTGATCATGGACGAACCTACGGCGGCTTTGACCGAGACGGAGAAAGAGAAGCTTTTTTCGATCATGCGCGCCCTATCTGGGCGGGGTGTATCGATCATTTTTATCTCCCACCGCATGGAGGAGCTTTTCGCGATCTGCGACCGTGTCACTGTTCTTCGCGACGGCGCCTATATCGCCACACGGCCGATTCAAGAGACGACCATTGATGAGTTGGTGTCCCTCATGGTGGGCCGGCAGGTGGAAGATCGCTTCCCCAAAGCGGTTGTGGCGCCGGGCGAGATGATTCTGGAAGCGGAAGGTTTGCAAAACGACCGGTTGAAAGGGGTCAGCCTACATGTGCGCGCCGGCGAGGTAGTCGGCATCGGCGGCCTGATGGGGGCCGGTCGGACGGAGGTGGGACGGGCTGTTTACGGCCTCGATCGGGCGACAGGGAGCCTGCGCCTGAAAGGCCGCAACGGCGAAAACTTCTCGGGGCTCTTTCACCATCCCGCCGAAGCCATCGCCCACGGTGTCGCCATGGTGCCCGAGGATCGCAAGGACGAAGGGTTAGTGCTGCTCGCCAGTGTGAAGGAGAACCTGGCCCTGCCGACGCTCGACCGGCGGGCCCGCCTGGGCGTGATCGACCAAGCGGAGGAGCGCCGGATGGTCGACGGCTATGTGAAGACGCTGCAGATCAAGACGGCCACAACGGAACAGCCGGTGCGCAACCTGAGCGGCGGCAACCAGCAGAAGGTGGTTTTCGGCAAATGCCTGGAGACGAAACCGCGCCTGTTGATCCTGGATGAGCCGACGCGCGGCGTCGATGTGGGGGCCAAGGTAGAGATCTACCAGTTGATCAACGAATTGGCCGCCAGCGGCATCGGCATCCTGCTCATCTCGTCGGATCTGCCGGAACTGATGGGCATGAGCGACCGCATCTATGTCATGTACGAAGGCAGAATCACCGGCCATTTCACCGGGCAATCGGTGACCGAAGAAGCCTTCATGCGCTGCGCCACAGGAGGTGGACAATGA
- a CDS encoding ABC transporter permease, with protein MKDLLQKLRRNGMGPLIGLALICIALTLLSDRFFSASNILNIARQVSINTLLAVGMTFVIISGGIDLSVGSILAFAGALAAGALASGMDTGIVLLYACLIGLAGGALNGLLIAYGRIAPFVATLGTMTLFRGATLIYTEGRPVRAVEEGFNALGGGYLGPIPTPVVITAVMVFLAWFVLNRMTVGRRVFAIGGNEEAAVLSGIKSTYSKIFVYAVSGLMCGLAGAILTSRLMSAQPTAGAGYELDAIAAVVLGGTSLSGGQGGVLGTLIGALIIGVLDNGLNILNVSSFYQQAVKGIVILIAVLLDRRNAARG; from the coding sequence ATGAAAGACCTGCTGCAAAAACTCCGGCGAAACGGGATGGGGCCGCTGATCGGCTTGGCGCTCATCTGCATCGCCTTGACCCTCTTGTCGGATCGCTTTTTTTCAGCTTCCAACATCCTCAATATCGCCCGGCAGGTGTCCATCAACACCCTGCTCGCCGTAGGCATGACCTTTGTGATCATCTCCGGCGGCATCGACCTTTCTGTCGGCTCGATCCTCGCTTTTGCCGGGGCTTTAGCCGCCGGCGCCCTGGCCAGCGGCATGGACACGGGAATTGTCCTGCTCTACGCCTGCCTGATCGGCCTCGCCGGCGGCGCCCTGAACGGCCTGCTGATCGCCTATGGCCGCATCGCCCCCTTCGTAGCCACCTTGGGCACGATGACCCTCTTCCGGGGCGCCACGCTCATCTACACGGAGGGACGTCCTGTTCGCGCTGTCGAGGAAGGTTTCAACGCCCTTGGCGGCGGCTATCTGGGTCCCATTCCGACGCCTGTCGTCATCACCGCTGTTATGGTTTTTCTGGCATGGTTTGTCCTCAACCGAATGACCGTGGGCCGCCGTGTCTTTGCCATCGGCGGCAATGAGGAAGCCGCCGTCCTCAGCGGCATCAAGTCGACCTACAGCAAGATCTTTGTCTACGCCGTCAGCGGCCTCATGTGCGGCCTTGCCGGCGCCATTCTGACCTCGCGGCTCATGTCGGCCCAGCCGACAGCCGGCGCCGGTTATGAACTCGATGCCATTGCGGCAGTCGTCCTCGGTGGAACCAGCCTCTCCGGGGGCCAAGGCGGCGTGCTTGGGACCCTGATCGGCGCCCTGATCATCGGGGTTCTCGACAACGGCCTGAACATACTCAATGTGTCTTCCTTCTACCAGCAGGCGGTAAAAGGCATCGTGATCCTGATCGCGGTGCTGTTAGACCGGCGAAACGCCGCAAGGGGGTGA
- the rbsB gene encoding ribose ABC transporter substrate-binding protein RbsB encodes MKRYLKAASLVVTSLVMVGMLAGCGGSKEAAKPADKPAESAKQMTVGIALSTLNNPFFVDMRDGAQAAADKMGAKLVVMDAQDDASKQVSQVENLIQQKVDIILLNPTDSDGLVTAVKDANKANIPVVTLDRSVSGGDVVSHIASDNVAGGKLAADFVVKSLNGKGKVAELEGIAGTSAARDRGQGFHSLIDNEKDIKVAAKQPADFNRSKGMTVMENILQSQPDIQAVFCHNDEMALGALQALQAAKKNVILVGFDGGADAVKAVQDGKMSATVAQQPKLIGEMGLQTAEKVVKKEKVESKIPVALKLITKQ; translated from the coding sequence ATGAAACGGTATCTGAAAGCAGCGTCCCTCGTCGTCACTTCTCTGGTTATGGTCGGCATGCTCGCTGGCTGCGGCGGTTCCAAAGAAGCAGCCAAACCGGCTGATAAACCGGCCGAATCGGCCAAACAGATGACCGTCGGTATCGCTCTCTCGACACTGAACAACCCCTTCTTTGTCGATATGCGTGACGGCGCGCAAGCCGCCGCCGATAAAATGGGCGCCAAACTGGTCGTCATGGATGCCCAGGATGACGCGTCCAAGCAGGTCTCCCAGGTGGAGAACCTGATCCAGCAGAAAGTGGATATCATCCTCCTCAACCCGACCGACAGCGACGGCCTGGTCACTGCCGTGAAAGACGCCAACAAAGCGAACATACCGGTGGTCACCCTTGATCGCAGTGTCAGCGGCGGTGACGTCGTATCCCACATCGCCTCGGACAACGTGGCCGGCGGCAAGCTGGCGGCTGATTTCGTCGTCAAATCGCTGAACGGCAAAGGCAAGGTGGCGGAACTGGAAGGCATCGCCGGCACCTCGGCCGCCCGTGACCGCGGCCAGGGTTTCCACAGCCTCATCGACAATGAAAAAGACATCAAGGTCGCAGCCAAGCAGCCTGCCGATTTCAACCGCTCCAAGGGCATGACCGTTATGGAGAACATCCTCCAGAGCCAGCCCGATATCCAAGCTGTCTTCTGCCATAACGACGAGATGGCCCTCGGCGCGCTGCAAGCCCTGCAAGCGGCCAAGAAGAACGTGATCCTTGTCGGCTTTGACGGGGGCGCTGACGCCGTCAAGGCTGTTCAGGATGGCAAGATGTCGGCCACTGTCGCCCAACAGCCCAAGCTGATCGGAGAGATGGGCCTGCAGACCGCCGAAAAAGTGGTCAAAAAAGAAAAAGTGGAGTCCAAGATTCCCGTGGCCCTGAAGCTGATCACCAAGCAGTAA